Proteins from a genomic interval of Flammeovirgaceae bacterium SG7u.111:
- a CDS encoding DJ-1/PfpI family protein: MKNILLLTGDYAEDYETMVPFQMLLMVGHNVHAVCPGKKKGDFVPTAIHDFEGDQTYSEKRGHNFVLNYSFDDVEFGEYDAIVIAGGRAPEYLRLNVKVIEMVQHFAKEDKPIAAVCHGIQILTAAGVVEGKTLTCYPAVGPEVPMAGGTYKEVAVDDVVVDGKLVTSPAWPGHPKWIAAFLKVLGTKIEL; encoded by the coding sequence ATGAAGAATATTTTGTTGCTTACAGGCGATTATGCTGAAGATTATGAAACGATGGTGCCGTTTCAAATGCTCCTGATGGTGGGGCACAATGTACATGCTGTCTGCCCAGGAAAAAAGAAAGGAGACTTTGTACCTACTGCCATCCACGACTTTGAAGGAGACCAGACTTACAGTGAAAAAAGAGGGCATAACTTCGTGTTAAACTATTCATTCGACGATGTGGAATTTGGGGAATACGATGCGATAGTAATTGCCGGAGGGCGTGCACCGGAGTACCTTCGCCTAAATGTCAAGGTGATAGAAATGGTACAGCATTTTGCCAAGGAGGACAAACCAATTGCAGCAGTTTGCCACGGTATTCAGATTTTGACAGCGGCAGGAGTGGTGGAAGGGAAAACCTTGACTTGTTACCCAGCAGTAGGGCCAGAAGTGCCGATGGCTGGTGGCACATATAAAGAAGTAGCCGTAGATGATGTAGTAGTGGACGGGAAATTGGTTACATCGCCAGCATGGCCTGGGCACCCCAAATGGATCGCTGCTTTTTTGAAAGTGCTAGGAACTAAAATCGAATTATAA
- a CDS encoding DUF2911 domain-containing protein produces MKKNMFKALSLLALSFLFAFSAHAQAKMPMPSPSASVSQLVGFTEITIDYSSPGVKGRKVFGELEKWGVTWRAGANAATKVTFSTGVKIGDKDLRAGSYTLFITPMENEDWVVHINSKGNSVFTYMKDGKIDEAALAADDAVSIKVKPVKMPEPTERLMYYVSAGDNKVGEVGMLWADYYIAFDVDTKADAIVEGIKKTLN; encoded by the coding sequence ATGAAAAAAAACATGTTTAAAGCACTTAGTTTGCTAGCACTATCTTTCTTATTTGCCTTTTCTGCTCATGCTCAGGCTAAAATGCCTATGCCGAGCCCTTCAGCTAGTGTATCTCAGCTTGTAGGTTTTACCGAGATTACCATCGATTATTCTTCACCTGGAGTGAAAGGACGTAAGGTTTTCGGAGAGCTTGAGAAATGGGGTGTCACTTGGAGAGCAGGTGCCAATGCTGCTACAAAAGTCACGTTTAGCACTGGTGTAAAAATTGGAGACAAAGATTTAAGAGCTGGTTCTTATACCTTGTTTATTACTCCTATGGAAAATGAAGATTGGGTAGTGCATATCAACAGCAAAGGAAATAGTGTATTTACTTATATGAAAGATGGGAAAATAGATGAGGCCGCTCTTGCTGCTGACGATGCTGTTTCTATCAAAGTGAAACCTGTTAAAATGCCTGAACCTACTGAAAGATTGATGTATTATGTTTCTGCCGGCGATAACAAAGTAGGGGAAGTCGGAATGCTTTGGGCAGATTATTATATAGCATTTGATGTAGATACAAAAGCTGATGCGATAGTAGAAGGCATCAAAAAGACATTGAACTAA
- a CDS encoding arylesterase, with protein sequence MKQFLLTSLFEVVSISLAKNKRIDIGIMKTTHLWLAFLLFGLFSCNSSKKESGEAIAEQPLAKESVTSASDVQSASEAGKKRIVFFGNSLTAGYGLEPDQAFSALIQNKIDELGWEYEVVNAGLSGETTAGGTNRIEWVLKQPVDIFVLELGGNDALRGIDPESSQKNLQKIIDITKAKYPDVEIVLAGMMAPPNMGEDYGTKFQQIYPTLAEKNNIALIPFLLEDVGGESHLNLPDGIHPNVEGQKIVAETVWGILKPLLEEVQ encoded by the coding sequence ATGAAACAGTTTTTACTCACCTCTTTATTTGAAGTGGTATCAATTTCATTAGCAAAAAACAAACGAATAGATATAGGAATTATGAAAACAACTCACCTGTGGTTAGCTTTTTTACTCTTTGGACTTTTTTCATGTAACAGCTCTAAAAAGGAGAGTGGGGAAGCAATAGCTGAACAACCTTTGGCTAAAGAGAGCGTGACATCTGCCAGCGATGTGCAATCTGCTTCGGAAGCCGGAAAGAAAAGAATTGTGTTTTTTGGAAATAGCTTGACCGCTGGTTACGGTCTGGAACCTGACCAAGCTTTTTCAGCACTTATCCAAAACAAGATAGACGAGCTTGGTTGGGAGTATGAAGTGGTGAATGCGGGTTTGAGTGGAGAAACTACTGCTGGTGGTACAAATAGGATAGAATGGGTGCTGAAGCAGCCAGTGGATATTTTTGTGTTGGAGTTGGGTGGTAACGATGCCCTTCGCGGGATTGACCCCGAATCATCTCAAAAGAATTTGCAGAAGATTATTGATATAACAAAGGCTAAATATCCCGATGTGGAAATAGTGCTGGCAGGGATGATGGCTCCTCCTAACATGGGAGAAGACTATGGTACAAAGTTTCAGCAAATTTATCCAACCCTTGCAGAGAAAAATAACATAGCTCTCATCCCTTTTCTTCTCGAGGATGTAGGAGGTGAGTCGCATTTGAATTTGCCCGATGGAATCCATCCAAATGTAGAAGGGCAGAAGATTGTAGCTGAAACAGTTTGGGGAATTTTGAAGCCTTTGCTGGAAGAAGTTCAATAA
- a CDS encoding mechanosensitive ion channel family protein, whose protein sequence is MEEGFIDGIGLLKKKLMTWAETLIEMLPDMILAGVVMFIFFRLAKLAKNLTFKLLSKVITNHTILGVLSLAVYYFVLFEGLFIALNTLDLDQTVTQLLAGAGIIGLGLSFAFQSIAANIISGIIIAAQRPLSIGDLISTNGETGVVQAIDLRVVHLRTFTGEDILVPSKQIIESPLTNYSLSQKRRLHLEVGVSYGEDLERVKEITLNAVKDINGLDSTLPPLLSFRSFDDSSITFELFLWLPTNDQTQFLEARSLVVIAIKKAYDANEITIPFPIRTLDFGIKGGKQLGEVKFDPSFGKNDSN, encoded by the coding sequence ATGGAAGAAGGATTTATTGATGGAATAGGGTTGCTTAAGAAAAAGCTGATGACCTGGGCGGAAACGTTGATAGAAATGCTGCCAGATATGATCTTAGCAGGCGTCGTGATGTTTATATTTTTTAGACTGGCTAAGCTGGCTAAAAATCTGACATTCAAATTGCTCTCAAAAGTCATAACCAATCACACTATTCTTGGCGTCCTGTCTCTGGCGGTCTATTATTTTGTATTGTTCGAAGGGCTCTTTATTGCCCTCAATACACTAGATCTAGACCAAACAGTCACGCAATTGCTAGCTGGTGCAGGTATCATTGGTTTGGGTTTGAGTTTCGCTTTCCAAAGCATTGCTGCCAATATTATTTCTGGGATCATCATTGCTGCCCAGCGGCCGTTGAGCATAGGAGACCTAATTTCTACCAATGGTGAAACAGGGGTGGTTCAGGCAATTGACCTTAGGGTGGTGCACCTGAGAACCTTCACAGGGGAAGATATTTTGGTGCCATCAAAGCAGATAATAGAAAGCCCTCTTACCAATTATAGCCTTAGCCAGAAAAGGCGCCTGCACCTAGAAGTAGGGGTATCCTACGGAGAAGACTTGGAGCGAGTGAAAGAGATAACATTAAATGCAGTGAAGGACATCAATGGGTTAGACAGCACTCTTCCTCCACTTTTGAGCTTTCGAAGTTTTGATGATAGTTCTATCACTTTCGAGTTGTTTTTGTGGCTGCCTACCAATGATCAAACCCAGTTTTTGGAGGCGAGAAGCTTGGTGGTAATTGCCATCAAAAAAGCCTATGATGCAAATGAAATCACCATACCGTTCCCAATCAGGACGTTGGATTTTGGTATAAAAGGGGGGAAACAACTGGGCGAGGTAAAGTTCGATCCTTCTTTTGGTAAAAATGATTCGAACTAA
- a CDS encoding alkaline phosphatase D family protein has translation MTKNTLISILGLALLVLGFTSCDKQTEKNEVTEPAITTIAFGSCNEHRRDQAMWKSVLNQQPQAWVWLGDNVYGDTEDMSLLKEKYDTQKANPDYTKLRENTKVFGIWDDHDYGVNDGGKEYPMKKESRDLMFEFLDISSTDPVWNREGAYNSYLIGEGDKKVKIILLDARYFRDTLTPSPDPELRYQPRETGTILGEEQWAWLEKEFEKNEAAIHLVGSGIQIIPDQHGWEKWGNFPHERQRLFDLIQQTKPNGAILLSGDRHIAEVSKVELEDLGYPLYEITASGLTHTWGEAGEEYNPHREGELIIKKNFGLLNIYWEENPLKVEVEIRGLADSLYQQNIFYY, from the coding sequence ATGACCAAAAATACCTTAATATCAATTCTTGGGTTAGCCCTCCTCGTTCTAGGGTTTACAAGCTGCGATAAACAAACAGAAAAAAACGAGGTAACTGAACCCGCTATCACCACCATTGCCTTTGGCTCTTGCAACGAACACAGACGAGACCAAGCCATGTGGAAATCGGTACTTAACCAACAGCCCCAAGCTTGGGTCTGGTTGGGCGACAATGTCTATGGCGATACTGAAGACATGAGCTTATTGAAAGAAAAGTACGATACCCAAAAGGCAAACCCTGACTACACCAAACTGAGAGAAAACACCAAGGTGTTCGGCATTTGGGACGACCACGACTACGGCGTGAACGATGGTGGAAAAGAGTACCCAATGAAGAAAGAAAGCCGAGACCTCATGTTTGAGTTTTTGGATATATCCAGCACCGATCCCGTTTGGAACAGAGAAGGCGCCTATAATTCTTACCTTATAGGCGAAGGAGATAAAAAAGTGAAAATCATCTTATTGGATGCCCGATACTTCAGAGATACCTTAACGCCCTCTCCCGATCCTGAACTCCGCTACCAACCCCGAGAAACGGGAACTATACTAGGCGAAGAACAATGGGCATGGCTGGAAAAGGAATTTGAGAAAAACGAGGCGGCTATCCATTTGGTAGGCAGCGGCATTCAAATAATTCCCGACCAACACGGCTGGGAAAAATGGGGGAACTTCCCCCACGAAAGGCAACGCTTATTCGATCTTATCCAACAAACCAAACCCAATGGGGCTATCTTGCTCAGTGGGGACAGGCACATTGCCGAGGTCTCTAAAGTTGAGCTGGAAGACTTGGGCTATCCACTATACGAAATAACTGCAAGCGGGCTTACCCATACTTGGGGCGAAGCTGGGGAAGAATATAATCCTCACCGAGAAGGCGAACTTATAATAAAGAAAAACTTTGGGCTACTGAACATCTACTGGGAGGAAAACCCGCTAAAAGTAGAAGTGGAGATAAGAGGACTAGCCGATTCCTTGTACCAACAAAATATTTTTTATTATTAA
- a CDS encoding DUF2235 domain-containing protein: protein MGKNIVVCYDGTGNEYGKNNTNVVKTFESIIRDKEQIGFYDPGVGTFSVLGRNLGKKVGIILGQAFGSGLQQNIEDGYEYLMNRYEPGDKLYIFGFSRGAFTARALAGMLHKFGLLQKGSKNLIPYVSKMYNEKRFGVANDFKKGFCNECKPHFVGVWDTVGSLGSIHSKTFYDAKLNPDVTYGYHAISIDEKRSKFPVSLWDELAREQAYQTIEQAWFAGVHSDVGGWYTETGLSDIALGWMMDKAQAAGLKLKDGWEKKLKQDCHCKSHESREGFWKVWKAVMRQIPENSLIHKSVVDRMNKNPAYRPILPANFEVVSNPTYDNIQAPGV, encoded by the coding sequence ATGGGAAAGAACATAGTAGTTTGTTACGATGGAACAGGCAATGAATATGGAAAGAACAACACCAATGTGGTAAAAACATTTGAATCGATTATCCGAGACAAGGAGCAAATTGGTTTTTACGATCCTGGCGTGGGTACTTTTAGCGTGCTAGGCAGAAACTTGGGCAAAAAAGTAGGTATAATACTGGGTCAGGCATTTGGCTCAGGCTTGCAACAAAACATTGAAGATGGCTACGAATACCTCATGAACCGATACGAGCCAGGGGACAAACTTTATATCTTCGGTTTTAGCCGAGGGGCTTTTACCGCTAGGGCTTTGGCAGGTATGCTCCACAAATTCGGTTTGTTGCAGAAAGGCAGCAAAAACCTAATCCCCTATGTTTCCAAAATGTACAACGAGAAAAGGTTTGGCGTTGCCAATGATTTCAAAAAAGGATTTTGCAATGAATGCAAGCCCCACTTTGTAGGCGTATGGGATACTGTTGGCTCTCTAGGATCTATCCACAGCAAAACCTTTTACGACGCCAAGCTCAATCCTGACGTAACCTACGGCTATCATGCCATTTCCATAGACGAAAAGCGTTCGAAATTCCCTGTTAGCCTTTGGGATGAGCTTGCTCGCGAGCAAGCCTACCAAACTATAGAACAAGCATGGTTTGCTGGCGTACACTCCGATGTGGGCGGTTGGTATACCGAAACCGGTCTTTCCGACATAGCCTTGGGCTGGATGATGGACAAAGCACAAGCGGCTGGGCTTAAGCTCAAAGATGGTTGGGAGAAAAAGCTGAAGCAAGACTGCCACTGCAAATCACACGAATCGAGGGAAGGATTTTGGAAAGTATGGAAAGCAGTGATGAGGCAAATCCCCGAAAACTCCCTCATACACAAAAGCGTGGTGGACCGCATGAACAAAAATCCAGCTTACCGACCTATCCTACCCGCCAACTTCGAGGTAGTAAGCAACCCAACCTATGATAACATTCAGGCTCCGGGGGTTTGA
- a CDS encoding PIN domain-containing protein has translation MKPKIIIDTSILRKHKTLKTDAILLLAELSKREFIEFIIPEIVRIEFLSQLQAELEEEYDKIISHLKALTRKSLLKNNSITSDIEKYKALKNEELKLIESKWRSFRRNSNLSYESYYSGFLISRVFNDYTKGNPPFSSKKNRKDIPDAFIYHNIKSIDGNKYFLCNDQNLSNAVITIKNTKVLDSIDKLFEEEELKAIISKLESLGNVKSTIDLLIKHEKEVKSIIEFHLLSSVPFELHKRSGKAPDLLTKISTIEEPEIHYSKARLYEDGSIFIPFELKIDCVLEEEISIDKFESIKSSPFFYLITNYIEFIEFEDKVIQQDTFSGTITSSLKIKKENSFDSIKESIDILDFTSDWLVSKSLNKLADDM, from the coding sequence ATGAAACCAAAAATTATTATTGATACTAGCATTCTCAGAAAACATAAAACACTAAAGACTGATGCGATTTTACTATTAGCAGAATTATCAAAGCGTGAGTTTATAGAATTTATCATTCCTGAAATAGTTAGAATTGAGTTCTTATCACAACTCCAAGCTGAATTAGAAGAAGAGTATGACAAGATAATTAGCCATTTAAAGGCATTAACTCGAAAGTCTTTACTAAAAAACAACTCAATAACCTCTGATATTGAAAAATACAAAGCATTAAAAAATGAAGAGTTAAAGTTAATAGAAAGTAAATGGAGGAGCTTTCGCCGTAATAGCAATCTATCATATGAGAGTTATTATAGTGGCTTTCTTATTTCGAGAGTATTTAATGATTATACTAAAGGTAACCCACCGTTTTCGTCAAAAAAAAATAGAAAAGATATTCCAGATGCATTTATCTACCATAATATAAAATCAATCGATGGTAATAAATATTTCCTATGCAATGATCAAAATTTATCTAATGCTGTTATAACAATTAAAAACACTAAAGTTCTTGATTCTATAGATAAATTATTTGAAGAAGAAGAATTAAAAGCTATAATTTCCAAGTTAGAAAGTTTAGGAAACGTCAAAAGCACTATTGATCTTCTGATAAAACATGAGAAAGAAGTCAAGTCTATAATTGAATTTCATTTGTTATCTTCAGTACCTTTTGAGTTACATAAGAGGTCTGGAAAAGCACCTGACCTTTTAACAAAAATCTCAACAATAGAAGAACCTGAAATCCACTACTCGAAGGCAAGGTTATATGAAGATGGAAGTATTTTTATTCCCTTTGAATTAAAAATAGATTGTGTACTTGAGGAGGAAATATCTATTGACAAATTTGAATCAATAAAAAGCAGTCCTTTTTTTTATCTAATTACAAATTACATTGAATTTATAGAGTTCGAAGACAAAGTCATTCAACAAGATACATTTAGTGGAACTATTACTTCTTCACTAAAGATAAAAAAAGAGAATTCTTTCGATAGTATTAAAGAAAGTATTGATATTCTAGATTTTACTAGCGATTGGCTTGTTTCTAAATCTTTAAATAAATTAGCAGATGATATGTAA
- a CDS encoding tetratricopeptide repeat protein, which translates to MNLSKNILYIFIFFILTACGSESGRQNSTIRFFQRAKLHLEKDEYNDAIRFLDQAIQEDSNFVDAYNNRGIAWFGLNDYIRAVEDYNSAIKIDSAFGNAYYNRANAWFELGAFEKALEDLNQAVVILPDSVDVYTNRGTVYQKLGQFDEAIADFDKVIELNPEDVTAYLNKGSIYFFFKKYDEAESLFKKSLEMGENSDFAYNNLGLLMAEKGDYETALDYLEKALKIKPAAPYYLNNRGFVKLMLGQLEAGQEDIKNSFFYDPNNAMAFRNLGIYQYKSGDSTAISTLQKALEKNPAMDDIHFYLGNAYFTFGDKTKACQEWEFSIEKGEKETIEDFEKNCK; encoded by the coding sequence ATGAATCTTTCAAAAAACATATTATACATTTTTATTTTTTTCATATTGACAGCTTGCGGAAGCGAATCGGGCAGGCAGAACAGTACCATTCGTTTTTTCCAACGTGCCAAACTACACTTGGAAAAAGATGAATACAACGATGCCATCCGCTTTCTGGACCAAGCCATTCAAGAAGACAGCAACTTTGTAGATGCATACAACAATCGAGGGATTGCCTGGTTTGGCCTGAACGATTACATCCGTGCAGTGGAAGATTACAATAGTGCCATTAAAATTGATAGTGCTTTTGGAAATGCATATTACAACCGAGCCAATGCTTGGTTTGAACTTGGGGCATTTGAAAAAGCTTTGGAAGACCTAAACCAAGCAGTCGTCATTTTACCCGATTCGGTGGATGTATATACGAACCGAGGTACGGTTTATCAAAAGCTAGGTCAGTTTGACGAAGCAATTGCCGACTTTGACAAAGTGATAGAGCTTAACCCCGAAGACGTCACTGCCTACCTTAACAAAGGCTCTATTTATTTTTTCTTTAAAAAGTACGACGAAGCGGAAAGTCTTTTCAAAAAGTCGCTGGAAATGGGTGAAAACTCAGATTTTGCCTACAACAACCTAGGCTTGCTCATGGCGGAAAAAGGGGATTATGAAACTGCTCTCGATTATTTAGAAAAAGCCCTAAAAATAAAACCCGCTGCTCCGTATTACCTCAACAATCGAGGCTTTGTAAAACTAATGCTCGGTCAGCTAGAAGCAGGGCAAGAAGATATTAAAAACTCTTTTTTCTACGACCCAAACAACGCGATGGCTTTTAGAAACCTTGGGATTTACCAATACAAATCGGGCGATAGCACTGCTATTAGCACTCTCCAAAAAGCCTTGGAGAAAAATCCTGCCATGGATGATATTCACTTTTACTTGGGCAATGCTTATTTCACCTTTGGCGATAAAACAAAGGCTTGCCAAGAATGGGAATTTTCCATTGAAAAAGGGGAAAAAGAAACGATAGAAGACTTCGAGAAGAATTGTAAGTAA
- the nudC gene encoding NAD(+) diphosphatase has protein sequence MGILTSPFSFTPGANPTVGLPDLYFVFFQGKLLVEEVKKQPRVLFSRDKFEKIKQEIINEEYLGLLNESNCYVVELHEASEEIPSNWAFLPIRELFGKIPDESALLCGRANHMLFWAGRHKFCGKCGTRTRRKEDEVAKECPKCGSVHYPSIYPAIIVAITRGNQILLAHANRFNRRFYSVLAGFVEMGETLEECVAREVMEEVGIKVKNVKYFGSQPWPFPNSLMLGFTAEYASGEIKVDPVELTDADWYTPENMPPVPPPISIAGKLIQWFLDGKK, from the coding sequence ATGGGCATTCTAACTTCTCCATTCAGCTTTACTCCTGGCGCTAACCCTACTGTAGGCTTACCCGATCTCTATTTTGTCTTTTTCCAAGGAAAACTTTTGGTTGAGGAAGTAAAAAAACAGCCAAGGGTGCTTTTTTCTAGGGACAAATTCGAAAAGATAAAACAGGAAATAATAAACGAAGAATATCTCGGTCTGCTCAATGAGTCGAACTGCTATGTGGTAGAGCTTCATGAAGCTTCAGAAGAAATTCCGAGTAATTGGGCATTTCTGCCTATTCGTGAGCTTTTTGGGAAAATCCCCGATGAGTCGGCGTTGCTTTGCGGAAGGGCTAACCATATGCTCTTTTGGGCTGGAAGGCATAAGTTTTGCGGGAAGTGTGGTACTAGAACTAGGCGCAAGGAAGATGAAGTTGCCAAAGAATGCCCTAAGTGCGGAAGCGTGCATTACCCTTCTATTTACCCAGCCATTATAGTGGCCATTACCAGAGGAAATCAGATTTTACTAGCACATGCCAATAGATTTAACCGAAGGTTTTACAGTGTGTTGGCAGGTTTTGTAGAGATGGGAGAGACACTGGAAGAGTGCGTTGCCCGTGAGGTGATGGAAGAAGTTGGGATCAAGGTGAAAAATGTAAAGTATTTTGGAAGCCAGCCATGGCCCTTTCCTAATTCGCTTATGCTCGGGTTTACTGCCGAATATGCTTCGGGTGAAATAAAAGTCGATCCAGTAGAGCTCACCGATGCCGATTGGTATACGCCAGAAAATATGCCACCTGTTCCGCCACCTATTAGCATTGCTGGTAAGCTCATCCAATGGTTTTTGGATGGGAAAAAATAG
- a CDS encoding sigma-70 family RNA polymerase sigma factor: protein MSSDFYTSSILPFAGIIIKICRAYTNSQEDFEDYYQEVCLQIWRSRENFSQQSEWSTWIYRLTLNVCLTLLKKKKGQHFASDYIPELSVENHAFKSEALNQLYNAIRQLSEVDRAVILLYLEEKSYQEIAEIIGTNPNNIGVRISRIKERLKKILTA, encoded by the coding sequence TTGAGCAGCGATTTTTATACTTCTTCCATTTTACCCTTTGCCGGCATCATCATCAAAATCTGTAGGGCTTATACCAATTCTCAAGAAGATTTTGAAGATTACTACCAGGAAGTTTGTCTACAAATTTGGCGCAGCAGGGAGAATTTCAGCCAACAGTCAGAATGGTCTACTTGGATATATCGGCTAACCCTAAATGTGTGCCTCACTTTGCTAAAGAAAAAGAAAGGGCAACACTTTGCTTCCGATTATATCCCTGAGCTGTCGGTGGAAAACCATGCTTTCAAAAGCGAGGCATTGAACCAATTATACAACGCCATTAGGCAACTTTCGGAAGTGGACAGGGCGGTGATTTTACTCTATTTGGAGGAAAAATCGTATCAGGAAATTGCCGAAATCATAGGAACAAACCCAAACAACATAGGCGTGAGAATTTCAAGAATCAAAGAACGCCTAAAGAAAATATTGACCGCATAA
- a CDS encoding DoxX family protein: protein MNVNKIIYWIATGLLSAMMLMSAGMYFFNNVEVSATFERLGYPAALVYPLAIAKLLGITAILTKKSALLKNLAYVGFLINFTLALIAHLKVNDGEFYGAAMALVLLAASYFFDRKVFTPSIT from the coding sequence ATGAACGTGAACAAAATTATTTACTGGATAGCGACGGGCTTGCTATCTGCTATGATGCTTATGTCGGCGGGCATGTACTTTTTCAACAATGTTGAAGTAAGTGCAACTTTCGAAAGGCTTGGCTATCCAGCAGCATTGGTTTACCCTTTGGCTATTGCCAAGTTATTGGGGATAACAGCTATTCTCACAAAAAAATCTGCTCTTCTGAAGAATCTAGCGTATGTAGGTTTTTTAATCAATTTCACTCTAGCGTTAATTGCTCATCTCAAAGTGAACGATGGTGAGTTTTACGGGGCGGCTATGGCGTTGGTATTACTGGCGGCTTCTTATTTCTTCGATAGAAAAGTATTTACTCCATCTATCACATAA
- a CDS encoding BamA/TamA family outer membrane protein yields the protein MHSQKKLLNYFILVFLTCLSGQLFGQQADSLSSEETKEKKIKKGWTFGALPAISFDTDVGFQYGALANFYNYGDGTKYPEYLQSIYIEWSRTTKGSGINRFYFDSEYLIPNIRVTADVSYLTEKAIQFFGFNGYDAVYNANWENDTHADYKSRVFYRHDRRLFRAMATFQGKLKADTDKFRWLAGFAHYNNKVGAVDIDNLNRGKDEADKLPPIEGLYDKYVKWGVLSPEEATGNKTTYLKAGLVYDSRDFEAFPTKGTWAEAVYSYAPGFLGDSKHDYSKLTLVLRQYFSLTNSKNLVLAYRLGYQGTITGKVPFHMQPHIVPTIMTSATSQGLGGASSLRGIMRNRVVGDGIALLNTELRWKFLNTQVFNQNLYLGTNLFADMGQVVQKIDVNVTQADMGEDRFEDYFAPDTEKLHVSTGLGLKVGLNDNFIVSIDYGVALDEKDGDSGLYIKLNWLY from the coding sequence ATGCATTCTCAGAAAAAACTACTCAATTATTTTATTTTAGTATTCTTAACCTGCCTTTCGGGGCAACTTTTTGGTCAGCAAGCCGACAGCCTCAGCAGCGAAGAAACCAAGGAAAAGAAAATCAAAAAAGGTTGGACTTTTGGCGCCTTGCCCGCCATCTCTTTCGATACCGATGTAGGATTTCAATACGGGGCACTCGCCAACTTTTACAACTATGGCGATGGCACAAAATACCCCGAATACCTTCAGTCAATTTATATAGAATGGTCCAGGACTACCAAAGGAAGTGGAATTAACCGATTTTATTTCGATTCGGAATACCTTATCCCCAACATTAGGGTGACTGCCGATGTGAGTTACCTCACCGAGAAGGCCATCCAGTTTTTTGGATTTAATGGCTACGATGCCGTGTATAATGCCAACTGGGAAAATGACACACACGCTGACTACAAATCGAGGGTGTTTTACCGCCACGACCGTCGCTTGTTCAGGGCGATGGCAACCTTTCAAGGGAAATTAAAAGCCGATACAGATAAGTTTAGGTGGCTAGCCGGCTTTGCCCACTACAACAACAAAGTTGGCGCTGTGGACATTGATAACCTCAACCGAGGCAAGGACGAAGCCGATAAACTTCCCCCAATTGAAGGCTTGTATGACAAATATGTGAAATGGGGCGTGCTAAGTCCAGAAGAGGCTACAGGTAACAAAACCACTTATCTTAAAGCAGGTTTGGTCTATGACTCCAGAGATTTTGAAGCCTTCCCTACCAAGGGTACTTGGGCGGAAGCTGTTTATTCCTATGCGCCAGGCTTTTTAGGAGATAGCAAGCACGATTACTCCAAACTCACATTGGTGCTGAGGCAGTACTTTTCACTTACTAATTCCAAAAATCTAGTACTAGCCTACCGCTTGGGTTACCAAGGAACTATTACGGGAAAAGTCCCTTTCCACATGCAGCCACACATAGTTCCCACCATCATGACCTCGGCTACTTCACAAGGATTGGGTGGGGCCAGTTCTCTTAGAGGTATTATGAGAAACAGGGTTGTTGGTGACGGTATCGCCCTTTTGAACACCGAGCTTCGTTGGAAATTTTTGAATACACAGGTATTCAACCAAAACCTTTACTTGGGTACAAACCTCTTCGCCGACATGGGGCAAGTAGTGCAAAAAATTGATGTAAACGTTACCCAAGCCGATATGGGCGAGGATAGGTTTGAGGATTACTTTGCCCCCGACACCGAAAAACTCCACGTAAGCACAGGCCTTGGTCTCAAAGTTGGGCTCAATGACAACTTCATCGTTTCTATCGATTATGGAGTAGCCCTAGATGAAAAAGACGGCGACTCAGGATTGTATATTAAGTTGAATTGGTTGTATTAA